A genomic region of Streptosporangium lutulentum contains the following coding sequences:
- a CDS encoding RcpC/CpaB family pilus assembly protein produces the protein MRALRRLLGRRHRLIATAVAALAMACAVIALQPDTASVTVLAAARDLPGGVLNAADLKPVALRPDTVPDGALKPGAPIAGRVLAGPMRRGEPLTDVRLLGPSLLATHGRGTVATPVRVADPETARLLSPGDVVDVLAAPSTWDGSAPAKIVAEDVTVLATPDDESDRGALVVLATTSDQAIELASAQAGGRLSVTIGSRAR, from the coding sequence ATGCGCGCCCTACGCCGCCTTCTCGGCCGCCGCCACCGCCTCATCGCCACGGCCGTCGCCGCCCTGGCCATGGCGTGCGCCGTGATCGCACTACAGCCGGACACCGCGTCGGTGACCGTTCTGGCCGCCGCCAGAGACCTCCCCGGTGGCGTGCTGAACGCGGCGGACCTGAAACCGGTGGCCCTGCGGCCCGACACGGTCCCCGACGGCGCCCTGAAACCCGGTGCGCCGATCGCCGGGAGGGTCCTGGCGGGTCCCATGCGCCGGGGAGAGCCCCTGACCGACGTCCGCCTGCTCGGTCCGAGCCTGCTCGCCACCCACGGCCGGGGAACGGTCGCCACCCCCGTCCGTGTCGCCGATCCCGAGACCGCGCGCCTGCTGTCCCCCGGTGACGTCGTGGACGTGCTCGCCGCCCCCTCCACCTGGGACGGCTCCGCCCCCGCGAAGATCGTGGCCGAAGACGTCACGGTCCTGGCCACCCCCGACGACGAGTCGGACCGGGGCGCGCTCGTCGTGCTGGCCACCACCTCGGACCAGGCGATCGAACTGGCCTCCGCCCAGGCCGGTGGACGGCTCTCCGTCACCATCGGGTCGCGCGCACGGTGA
- a CDS encoding S-methyl-5'-thioadenosine phosphorylase: protein MVTRADIGVIGGSGLYSLLDDAEEVKVTTPYGPPSDVITVGRIGSRSVAFVPRHGRDHRFPPHRIPYRANLWALRSLGVRQVLAPSAVGSLRPEIGPGALVVPDQIVDRTSSRAQTYYDAGGVVHVSFADPYCPSGRAAAISTARSAGWDLVDDGTLVVIEGPRFSTRAESRWFTANGWSIVGMTGYPESILARELALCYTSLSLVTDHDAGVEAGEGVTHEEVLAFFATNVARMRSLVTDVVTALPQERTCLCATALDGLTLPFDLPE from the coding sequence ATGGTCACTCGCGCGGATATCGGGGTCATCGGCGGCTCGGGCTTGTACTCCCTGCTCGACGATGCCGAAGAAGTCAAGGTCACCACACCGTACGGCCCGCCCAGCGACGTCATCACCGTGGGCCGGATCGGCTCGCGCTCGGTGGCGTTCGTGCCCCGCCACGGTCGCGACCACCGCTTCCCGCCCCACCGCATCCCCTACCGGGCCAATCTGTGGGCACTGCGCTCCCTCGGCGTACGCCAGGTCCTCGCCCCCAGCGCGGTCGGCTCCCTGCGCCCCGAGATCGGCCCCGGCGCCCTGGTCGTCCCCGACCAGATCGTCGACCGCACCTCCAGCCGCGCGCAGACCTACTACGACGCCGGAGGGGTCGTCCACGTCTCCTTCGCCGACCCCTACTGCCCCTCCGGCCGCGCGGCGGCCATCTCGACCGCCCGGTCCGCCGGCTGGGACCTGGTCGACGACGGCACCCTGGTGGTCATCGAGGGCCCTCGCTTCTCCACTCGCGCCGAATCGCGCTGGTTCACCGCCAACGGCTGGTCGATCGTCGGCATGACGGGCTATCCCGAGTCGATCCTCGCCCGCGAGCTCGCCCTCTGCTACACCTCGCTCTCCCTGGTCACCGACCACGACGCCGGAGTCGAGGCGGGCGAGGGGGTCACCCACGAAGAGGTCCTCGCCTTCTTCGCCACCAACGTCGCCCGCATGCGTTCCCTCGTCACCGACGTCGTCACCGCCCTTCCCCAGGAGCGCACCTGCCTGTGCGCCACTGCCCTGGACGGGCTCACGCTCCCCTTCGACCTGCCCGAATAG
- a CDS encoding potassium/proton antiporter produces the protein MKLDVWLLLGAGVVIAAIVAVRVAHRSGLPSLLIFLGLGVLIGESGLGLQFENPELAQQAGLIALAIILAEGGLTTTWSHVKGSIPTALVLATVGVGVSIAAVAIPVHLILGMDMRTSLLLGAVLASTDAAAVFSVLRRLPLPSRLAGILEAESGLNDAPTVIAVVLLSASASPSLGGALFEVLSELVVGTVVGLAVAPLGAYALRRIALPISGLYPIAVLALAFVAYAGAVLLHGSGFLAIYLASLVMGNSRMPHRAASRGFAEGVAWLAQIGLFVMLGMLASPSEMPSAIVPGLVAGLILVVVARPLSIMISALLVRLARLDRLKWREQAFLSWAGLRGAVPIVLATIPWAATSVDDGTAKFVFNEVFVIVVVYTLVQGPTLPFVAKKLGLTTPDEARDLEVESAPLEELNADLLQVRVPPTSKLHGVEIFELRLPADAQVTLIVRDGRTFVPSDSTRIRVDDQLLIVTAAACREVVERRMRAISRKGKLAGWFGEVGA, from the coding sequence ATGAAGTTGGACGTCTGGCTACTTCTCGGTGCGGGGGTCGTCATCGCGGCCATCGTCGCGGTGCGGGTCGCCCATCGGAGCGGCCTTCCGAGCCTTCTGATCTTCCTGGGCCTCGGCGTGCTCATCGGCGAGTCCGGGCTCGGACTGCAGTTCGAGAACCCGGAGCTCGCCCAGCAGGCGGGCCTGATCGCGCTGGCGATCATCCTGGCCGAAGGCGGTCTGACCACCACCTGGAGTCATGTCAAGGGCTCCATCCCCACGGCGCTGGTGCTGGCCACCGTCGGTGTCGGCGTGAGCATCGCGGCCGTCGCGATCCCGGTGCACCTGATCCTCGGCATGGACATGCGCACCTCGCTCCTGCTCGGCGCGGTCCTCGCCTCCACCGACGCCGCCGCCGTCTTCTCCGTCCTGCGGCGATTGCCCCTTCCCTCGCGCCTCGCGGGCATCCTGGAGGCCGAGTCCGGCCTCAACGACGCTCCGACGGTCATCGCCGTCGTGCTGCTGAGCGCCAGCGCCTCGCCCAGTCTGGGAGGCGCGCTGTTCGAGGTGCTCTCCGAGCTGGTCGTGGGCACCGTCGTCGGCCTGGCGGTCGCGCCTCTCGGCGCCTACGCGCTGCGCCGTATCGCACTGCCGATCTCCGGCCTGTACCCGATCGCCGTGCTCGCGCTCGCGTTCGTCGCCTACGCGGGAGCCGTGCTCCTGCACGGCAGCGGCTTCCTCGCGATCTACCTGGCGTCCCTGGTCATGGGCAACTCCCGGATGCCGCACCGGGCGGCCTCCCGGGGCTTCGCCGAAGGTGTGGCCTGGCTGGCCCAGATCGGCCTGTTCGTCATGCTCGGGATGCTGGCCAGCCCTTCGGAGATGCCGTCCGCGATCGTCCCCGGCCTGGTGGCCGGGCTGATCCTGGTCGTGGTGGCCCGGCCGCTGTCGATCATGATCTCCGCCCTTCTGGTACGGCTGGCGCGGCTCGATCGGCTGAAATGGCGCGAACAGGCCTTCCTGTCGTGGGCCGGACTGCGGGGCGCGGTGCCGATCGTGCTCGCCACCATCCCCTGGGCCGCCACCTCGGTCGACGACGGCACCGCCAAGTTCGTGTTCAACGAGGTCTTCGTGATCGTCGTCGTCTACACCCTGGTGCAGGGACCGACGCTGCCGTTCGTGGCGAAGAAACTCGGTCTCACCACGCCCGACGAGGCTCGCGACCTTGAGGTGGAGTCGGCCCCGCTGGAAGAGCTCAACGCCGACCTGCTGCAGGTCAGGGTGCCGCCGACCTCCAAGCTGCACGGCGTGGAGATCTTCGAGCTGAGGCTTCCGGCGGACGCGCAGGTGACATTGATCGTCAGGGACGGCCGGACGTTCGTTCCCTCCGACTCCACGAGGATCAGGGTCGACGACCAGCTCCTGATCGTGACCGCCGCCGCCTGCAGGGAGGTCGTCGAGCGACGGATGCGCGCGATCAGCCGCAAGGGCAAGCTCGCGGGCTGGTTCGGCGAGGTCGGCGCCTGA
- a CDS encoding 5-formyltetrahydrofolate cyclo-ligase — MDKLKLRSAIEAARASIPEEERHAASVGIRESLLDQPWVQMAGLVACYWSIGTEPATHGLVFALWKHGATVILPVLREDNDLDWAVYDGPDTLAAGRHGIMEPVDTRRGVDTIRTAALVIVPALAVDRSTGVRLGRGGGSYDRALARVGPNVPTVALLHEGEVLDDVPAEPHDRPVRYAATPGGIIQIAAKRV; from the coding sequence GTGGACAAGCTGAAGTTACGCTCCGCCATCGAGGCGGCACGCGCCTCGATCCCCGAGGAGGAACGGCATGCGGCCTCCGTCGGGATCAGGGAGTCCCTGCTGGACCAGCCGTGGGTCCAGATGGCCGGGCTGGTCGCGTGCTACTGGTCGATCGGGACGGAGCCGGCGACGCACGGGCTGGTCTTCGCCCTGTGGAAGCACGGCGCGACCGTCATCCTGCCGGTGCTCAGAGAGGACAACGATCTCGACTGGGCGGTGTACGACGGGCCGGACACCCTCGCCGCGGGCCGTCACGGGATCATGGAGCCGGTGGACACCCGGCGCGGCGTCGACACGATCAGGACCGCCGCCCTGGTGATCGTGCCCGCCCTGGCCGTCGACAGGTCCACCGGGGTACGGCTCGGCCGCGGGGGCGGTTCCTACGACCGGGCGCTCGCGAGGGTCGGGCCGAACGTCCCGACGGTGGCCCTGCTGCACGAGGGAGAGGTGCTCGACGACGTTCCCGCCGAGCCCCACGACCGTCCGGTCCGCTACGCGGCCACGCCCGGAGGGATCATCCAGATCGCCGCGAAGCGCGTGTAG
- the galU gene encoding UTP--glucose-1-phosphate uridylyltransferase GalU has translation MADFDAVTKAVVPAAGLGTRFLPATKATPKEMLPIVDKPAIQYVVEEAVSAGLLDVLMVTGKNKRSIEDHFDRAVELEEALEAKGDGDGLSQVREPADLATLHYVRQGAPRGLGHAVLCAKQHVGDHAFACLLGDDLIDHRDELLKRMIEVRGAYGGSVIALMEVPREQVSLYGCAAIEPTAEDDVVRVTDLVEKPSPEEAPSNWAVIGRYVIDPAVFEVLENTPPGRGNEIQLTDALRTLAGRGTDQGGPVHGVLFRGRRYDTGNKLDYLRTVVQFASERPDLAPEFMPWLKEFLASR, from the coding sequence ATGGCCGACTTCGATGCTGTGACGAAAGCAGTTGTTCCCGCGGCGGGTTTGGGCACCCGCTTTCTTCCGGCGACCAAGGCGACCCCCAAGGAGATGTTGCCGATCGTCGACAAGCCCGCCATCCAGTATGTCGTCGAGGAGGCGGTCTCCGCCGGGCTGCTCGACGTCCTCATGGTCACAGGCAAGAACAAGCGTTCCATAGAAGACCACTTCGACCGCGCGGTCGAGCTTGAGGAGGCCCTGGAGGCCAAGGGGGACGGCGACGGCCTCTCCCAGGTGCGCGAGCCCGCCGACCTGGCGACCCTCCACTACGTACGGCAGGGCGCGCCGCGGGGCCTCGGTCACGCCGTGCTCTGCGCCAAACAGCACGTGGGCGACCACGCGTTCGCCTGCCTGCTCGGCGACGACCTGATCGACCACCGCGACGAGCTCCTCAAGCGCATGATCGAGGTGCGCGGCGCCTACGGCGGCAGCGTGATCGCTCTCATGGAGGTGCCGAGGGAACAGGTCTCCCTGTACGGCTGCGCCGCCATCGAGCCCACCGCCGAGGACGACGTGGTCCGGGTGACCGACCTGGTGGAGAAGCCCTCGCCGGAGGAGGCCCCGTCCAACTGGGCCGTCATCGGCCGCTATGTCATCGACCCGGCCGTGTTCGAGGTCCTGGAGAACACCCCGCCGGGCCGCGGCAACGAGATCCAGCTCACCGACGCGCTGCGCACCCTGGCCGGGCGCGGCACCGACCAGGGCGGTCCCGTCCACGGGGTGCTGTTCCGCGGACGCCGCTACGACACCGGCAACAAGCTCGACTACCTGCGCACGGTGGTCCAGTTCGCTTCGGAGCGCCCCGACCTGGCGCCCGAGTTCATGCCTTGGCTGAAGGAGTTCCTGGCTTCCCGATGA